In the Salvia miltiorrhiza cultivar Shanhuang (shh) chromosome 8, IMPLAD_Smil_shh, whole genome shotgun sequence genome, GCAGTGGCTGTTCAATTTATGTGAAGCATTTGATTGTTGCTGAATTTGTTTAAGTGAACAAATGTGATTAAGGAAAATAAGAGAACATTTAAAACATTAATTgttggtggaccacaccatttacCTACCAAAAAATGACTTTTTTAATCTCCCTGCCGAAAGCaactgggcctattggcctgggacggagggagtactatatagtAGACTAGTAAATGCGTCGaaagttataaaaaaaaaatgtgcgtCGGTGAGGACATGTAAAAAGAGCCGTTATTAGCTGTACATGTGCTGTAACAAAGATTAAGACGTGCCAATTTATGCGCTAATTGTGAATCTGATTCCGTTTCTGACTTGAGAGAAAATAATGCACTTATTTAtccaaaaattataataatacttTTATGTAGAAAGTAAACGCGTCTATTTAAAATGGCAAACAATGAGGGTAAAAAAGGAAGAAACGTAATAGCAAAGTACACAAAATATCCTCTAGGAGCTAGCTAAGGTGCAGAATCATGGGCCAATATCTCACTTCCATTGCTTCTATCATACCATTCATTAAGCCAGGATTTCACAATCTGTTGTGCAGAATACTCATCCGTTGCTAGGTTAGCAACTCTCCTCTCCCTGACTAGGTTTACTCGCAGTCGCAACTCATAGATCGTAAGCTCTAAGACGAGGTGGCAACGTCTTGCTTGTGATCGCCAAAGATCCGTTGCCTGAAGTCGGACACCATCATCGGGAGACCTTTACGGAGAGCTATCTTGGGCTCCCAACCCAGCAGCTCCTTCGCCTTGGAGATATCGGGCTTCCTCTTGTGCGGGTCATCTTCTGTGTTGGGCTTGAATTCGATCTTAGCATTGGGATCGATCGTCTCTTGTACCACCTTCATCAAATAATACGACAacgaatgaaatgaaatgaatgcgTGCTCACTATACACCACACTAACGTAGAACACGATCCATCGACATACCTGAGCAAGCTCGAGCATGGTAAACTCGCCCGGGTTACCAAGATTGAAAGGTCCGACGTGCTCTCCTTCCATCAAGCGCATCAATCCCTCGACCTTCACATTCACAAAGATGAGATGTATGTCAGCATTGTTCAAAATATGTTGATGTTTATAAAATGGAGCAATCTCAAGGTACAGTGAAAAAACAGAGCATGAGACAAGAGGCAAAAACCAACTCATGTACAACTTAGCACTTCAGTCCAAGAATGTATACACAGAACAATATATGGTTCAAATTCAATTAGTATTTGCCATAGCAACATTTCAACAAACATAATATAATAGTGaattagaagacacagaataaataaatcattaaaaaaatggtTACCAGATCAGAAACAAACTGAAAGCTTCTTGTCTGCTTGCCATCACCGTAAACAGTCAAAGGCTCCTTCCTCAAAGCCTGAGCAACGAAGTTGCTGACGACGCGACCATCATCGATGCACATACGAGGACCGTAAGTGTTGAAGATCCTCGCAATCCTAACCTGCACGCCGTTTTTTGAGGAAAAAAACACGTTATTTTTCCCAACATTAGTCACTCCATCAACATCCAAAATCATGAGCCGTTTGTTGCAAGCACGAAACACGCACACGCCTAAATTAAGGAGAATGGGTTGTTCTAATCACGTGTACCAAAAAAAGCATCACCAATTATTGTCCTTTTTTACACCATTTTCACGCACTTATTATGACCCCATTACAATTTTTTggcgggatttaataaaatacagtagaaacattaattaatatagaaaaaagagagagagagatctaaATTGAAGTTCACCTCAACGCCAGCACCTCTGTGATAATCCATTGTCAACGTTTCAGCAGTCCTCTTCCCCTCGTCGTAGCAGCTTCGCACACCTGTCGACGTCAACAACcacaaatttttatttcttcatttattattattattattattattattatgacaaCAAACGTTGTCAGCTCCAACAAACGGTTGACATTTACGTTACAACATCTCACAGACTTTTCCGAAACATGTGAAATGACACATCTGCCCTCCGGCATCCCACGTTTCTCAATTTAAGAGCGTAGGGTTCAAACTCTGGTACCAAACAAGCAAACaaccccctccccaccaccGCCACCAACCGCCGCGAAACAGGGGTGGTGGGGAGggtaagaaaaaagaaaagtgtgaaataaaaaatgaaatcgGTGGGGCCCACGTGCTCGCCagatatttctttcattttttttttaaaattagatCGCGTCAAGTCAAAAAGGACGAAACCGAAGCCCCACTAACGACTCACACGTGGCGTGAAAATTGGTGGGAATCCTCAGGGCACACGTTAGCCACGACGCCCCTACGCCGCACTAACGTGCACCGCCAGACCAAATCCCCCGGCCGCCTTAACTTACGCTACAATTCTTACAACGgacagaagaagaaaaaaaaatggcgtaagagagagagatttagTTAGGAAGAGTGTAATAAACCTACCGATTGGATTGACGTTGCCCCAGTAGGTCTCGACTTGTGGGTGCTGCAACGGATCACCGTACACCTCACTGGTGCTCGTTAGCAAAAACCGCGCACCGACTCTCTTGGCCAGTCCCAGCATGTTCAACGTCCCGACCACATTCGTCTTGTGCGAAACCGAAATTAAGGATTCACACAAATTTCACcacaattaatcaaattaaaaaaaaaaaaactgcggTGCAGTTGATGAACCAAAAACCCAGGCGAGAAATTGAAGATTGAAACAGTAAATGCATAAAAGGAAATTGAAGGATATGATTGTCTTAACGGGGTTGTGCTTGTAATGAACGGGCGAGGCGGGGCAGGCGAGATGGTAGATCTGGTCGACTTCCAAGAGGAGCGGCTCGACGACGTCGTGTCGAATGAGCTCGAACCTCGGATTCCTGAAGTGGTGCACGAGGTTCTCCTTCCTCCCGGTAAAGAAATTATCCACTACAATCACACTGTCTCCCCTCGCGATCAGCCGATCCACCAGATGGCTGCCCACGAAGCCGGCGCCGCCCGTCACCACGATGCGCAGCCCCTTCCGCTTCAGCCCCAGCGGGATTTTGCCCACCGAGTTGATGCCGAACCCGGTCGCCAGGTGCCCGTTCTGGTACATGGATCGCGGCTGCGGCCGTGACTCAGTCAACTCGGACGGGAAGTAGGAATCGGCCGTGGACGCCGGGGGCTTGGAGCCGGCCGGGACCATGGTGAAGAAGAGCGTGGCGATGGCAATGCCGACCAACACGAAGACCAGCCGCTGCTCGCGGAGTAAGTAGTGAATCGGCCGGGCCACGCTGAGCCACGGCTTCGGCGGCTTCGGCGAGTAGGCGTCGCTCATCGGCTGCGACTCGTGCCCGCGGAATATCAACTCGGAAGCCATTTTCTTTCGCTCCTCTCTTTCAAATTCAGATCAAGATCGAAGAAGAGGCTTGAATTGGATATGGGAAAACGGCGGCGTTTTACGGCTCGGTTTTTTCGTCAACCCGCCGGCGCGTGTTGAGGAATGGTGGGGGTTCAAGGTCTGAGAGGGCGCAGTTTAAAAAGGGGTGATTGTGTTTGCTGATATTACGTAATTGCCCCTCCGCTTGCAATTTTGTTTGATGCCCAAGGAGTGTAAGAAGAAGTGTTTcactaatttttaattaagaggTCTAATTGCTTGGGCTCGATCTTTCCTATTAGGCCCATCGTTTCTGATCGTAAAGTTTTCCATCTTATATTTTTGGATTTTTCAGTCAATTGATCAAAAAGTTAAGTGTACATTGATCTGATTTGATGTCTTTTACCTATCTTGGTTaatgtatatattaatttatgggcaaatggtttttaatacccacttttataatatatctatcaaatctacccacctatataaaacatctatgaaaaatacccacttcatagtgaaataccatttctacccttatacttaatttctctttatctcccatcttttgcctaattaagcttgactagtatatcggctggaaactttcctcgtgcccaataggttacttcggtaaactgggtctggactgtgagacaacgccacgtactgttaagcaaaaatgattaaaattggttattgttcaaattgatcccgcgcttctcaaaatggtatcagagcgggtttttatagaggaattatgtaatttttaatttattttattattaacccatgtgggaggagactccatttaaagtttatggatccggacgagtgtccgagatgtgtacactacaggaactctctccaaaatctggaGATTGAAATCAGTCACTTTATTAGTGACCTCagatggaacaatcgagcccttGTTACCAACCTACGACAaggaggagatatcgagcttattcgcgatATTATCGCGAGTATCCAACACTATCATgagcatctcatgagaatgGCCGCAGTTAGAGCGACCATTGAACAAAGGATGGAGGAGGCCCATTGGTCACACGActgatggaaccaaaagacaaggcgggagtagcttttccaggctaccaaaagatcgagccaagttcttccgacaacgtcaacttgcgggagatccaaaagacggtagaatattatggcgtcaagctgtacGATCTACCCATGGAgctaagcagaatatcactcaaacaagaggaaattttatctctcttgcgtgatatccagaaaagaatggaggagatcgaaaggcgaaaaccatgttccgggaaaATCCGGAAGCAATGGTCCAACGACCCGACGAATTCCCCTATATTcgatgcagcacccaaggagttgcagccaaaGGATATAAttcgaatcatgaaaggcaaatattatgaatagccttgacagaatcggattaaatgatctacaggagttagcagaatcctttgctaacctcaacatggtggatctaaagatgaaccaaggagatgaggttcccAAAACCGAGCCTCAAGAAGAAAGTTCGTCCAAAAGAGGTGGAGCTTCAGACGATGCAAGCCACTTCCAACGAACCAAGAAACGCAGGCCacagatgcgggatactcctgtaggaaaggccacacttgaaccaatccatccatatggattgattctcaacctcgacgaagccagtttcaaagattgggaggatctcATCGATGAGTGGGCTTCAGCTTTGAATATCGTAGTCACTACAATTGAGTACGATAAAAAGGAGTTTGCAAAAATTTTCGAAGCCAGTTTGGCAGGAATGGCCAAACAATACTGGGAGAAAATTGACAGCAAAGCAAGAGAGGAGCTGTTTACTAGCACAAAACCTTATGAAATCATTAAGGAGGCTACTaaacagattaaaatccatttcttgggaatgggttttttcgaaggatccgcagaggagaaacgcaagaaatatcatcagGCACTCTACAATCTAAGGCTGATGGTgctggagccaaaagctcttgatgaatttctacgcctgtacaccctatatgttcatatgggggtagttgatgatcaaaccgccaaggacctctttttcacaaagttcccaagtccatggagggaaatgctcatcaacgagtatgtgtcaccaggagaatatcctcttgatagtgcatcaagaaggatgtcttatgttcacaagaagctgtccgaatggtgccagaaggcggcggacctgagaaatctcaagaaattgaggaggctcaacaagaaatccccattgatgtgcgacaacattgatcttccaacagagattggtgctgagttgctgtatcaaaggaggagccgaaagaaacataggtatcaaccctatgaaagaaagaccagaaggagttcttggaagccaagaactatgtggaccagacaaaaggcacgctcctacaagtcaggccaacggagcggaccatcaagaaaccgattctcaaatcaaaagagaatcccggcgaggaaaactttcaggcgtactcaggccaaagcaaatgaaagttttaaagattgcaactgctggacgtgcggtgcaaaggggcatatttcaaccaattgcccagacaacgagaaaaggcagataaggagattcgaatccacaccggatatcgaagacgcgatctaccaccagaaattgatacccgtgtatcaatttgaagatatatcctctgatgagagtatatatgagcaagaagaagtctttagttctgaagattcggggatgtccgatggatcaaccggaaacgagtcagactaaagaggaacacgaggtccaccacatccagaaggaggatcagaatggattcactagccattttttgattccacaggaagaagtggtgaaaaagctcgtgaagaaactcaatagggaaaccggagaggtacaaacataccaagggttttccaatgggagattgaatcgagtttttaatagcttgataccatccaagaggaagcatcatgtctattttggtgtcacaaaccgagaaatggcgcttccaatggagattacaagtaatcaggtggaaatccagctggttcctgctgaagatattaggcaggatctaaagaaaatgaagccagaagtcgcaagcacgatgaaatggattcatattggagcaattcagttggtaatcaaatcatccctctccccagggactgaccaaccaattgatgtcgcactttgcgacaaaagaatcagagatactagagcatcagttctgggagccttttcgggcaatctctatgctaaaaggattataaccgagtttTATCcgcagatcgcttataatctacaggattcatccttcagtcgaGCCCTGACCCTTTATCAGGActtcaaaaagaaggagctcATGACAGACgggaataggccatactcattgacttatcaagtctcgtatgccttatcaaattcccatcatacagaattatttctgggaaaggagttcattgaaattccagaaatattcaaggaggtagccaaggcagtcaaaccaaaccgagtggagattcctcagatcggagaaatcgacatcgatattggagacaagaCGGTGCTAAGCCATACTCAAAGTCTCAGACTTGGAGCACCGaagctatcattccaaggaaataggctaacttcagggcctattaccaggagtttctctcaatcatatgagagaatggcgatccaggaaacaccagctccAGACATGAGGGTTaaactcaaatgtcccgaaggatggagacaagtttccacaaaatttgatacaacaagcagggaaaatcagtttccttgtagttcgttgtattatttggcaaatccaggtgacaaccgatacatcggaactctggaggttggaggttttgaaatccagaccgaaggccaagccggacaagaagcagatgtcctgatcttaggacgagatttccttgacaaatataaaccatggtcatggaaatcaggaagaatggagatcacaatcgggcGTCAAAGGTTGATGAtctaatgacaagtccattctcaatatacatctctgttgggatgttatacgagaaattcaaagcagaatattttgctgcttatgtggattcgggagcaggaatctgtacagcaaaacgaggagtctttccagcagaagtggaagaagatctacctcgaattgcaggaagggatttctccaaaaagattttgcttctaTCTAAGGGAGTAaagcaaacggaaatattgataggcggagcaggacagacaccttggtacaaggtcaagactccaccaatttatttccatgatactggagcagatatattattcggaaataattttctgcaaagttTCAAGCGGTATATCCAAGACAATGAGGCCAGGAGgcttgtgttcacaaccaattgtgaccacaaaatcattgtaCAAAGGCTACaaggagcttttcatcgttcaatgccaatcaaatttcgcagcaagcgtggtgatgatggcagactccggagacctcaaatgaaggatcaaaggagattcggcgagattttgctcaaatgcagaactgagggatatccagatctctctgaggaagaaactcaaatcctcaaagtatccctgatatcacacaaggatatcaaggaagaagaacaggtgtccattgccgacgtcaaaaggaggattcagaattgttaccatgagaatcctttggcatggtgggacaagaaccagctcagagcaaccttgaaagttaaaactggaaaggagcatgagttcgttaggttcagacctatcctgatgaaccctcaagatcaacaggatatgaggagcataatcaaggaacaccttgatttgaagctgatcgaaccaggaagatcaccctacagcagtcctggattttctggtgagaaatcatggggagatcaagcgaggaaaaccaagattggtcattaattacaaaggaattaatgatattcttgagtttgacggatatttcatcccaagcagagaacacctaaTTAattgcatcagaagtgcaagggtattctcaaagttcgattgcaagtcaggtttctaccagattcgcatggaggaagggagtaagaagttcacagccttctcaactccacaaggacattatgtctggaatgtcatgccaatggggttagccaacgcgcctcagatattccaaaggaaaatggataatctcttcaaagattattcttcgtttatgtttgtttatattgatgacatcctcattgcatcaaaaaacattcatgaacatgtcaggcatctagagatctttgcggatgtttgtcaacaagaaggacttgtgctgtctgaaaagaaggcagtcatagccactcagaaaatggagtttctggggatcgagatcgatgaatctgggataattctacaagaacatattgtggaaaaagtccagggatttccggaggatctcaaagagaaaaaatagctccaaagctttctcggagttgtcaacttcgcagggatgttcatcaaaaaccttgcggaacacagaaaggtcttcagtccattactgaagaaagatgttccattcatctGGAAGGAAgaacatcgagagggtatgaagaagttgaaagagatttgcaagaatctcccaaagctttcaataccacaagacgaggatgatttGGTCCTCTACACGGACGCAAGTGATTtttggtgggcagcagtgctcacaaagattaccccatatggagaa is a window encoding:
- the LOC131000425 gene encoding UDP-glucuronic acid decarboxylase 2-like isoform X2; translation: MASELIFRGHESQPMSDAYSPKPPKPWLSVARPIHYLLREQRLVFVLVGIAIATLFFTMVPAGSKPPASTADSYFPSELTESRPQPRSMYQNGHLATGFGINSVGKIPLGLKRKGLRIVVTGGAGFVGSHLVDRLIARGDSVIVVDNFFTGRKENLVHHFRNPRFELIRHDVVEPLLLEVDQIYHLACPASPVHYKHNPVKTIKTNVVGTLNMLGLAKRVGARFLLTSTSEVYGDPLQHPQVETYWGNVNPIGVRSCYDEGKRTAETLTMDYHRGAGVEVRIARIFNTYGPRMCIDDGRVVSNFVAQALRKEPLTVYGDGKQTRSFQFVSDLVEGLMRLMEGEHVGPFNLGNPGEFTMLELAQVVQETIDPNAKIEFKPNTEDDPHKRKPDISKAKELLGWEPKIALRKGLPMMVSDFRQRIFGDHKQDVATSS
- the LOC131000425 gene encoding UDP-glucuronic acid decarboxylase 2-like isoform X1, whose translation is MASELIFRGHESQPMSDAYSPKPPKPWLSVARPIHYLLREQRLVFVLVGIAIATLFFTMVPAGSKPPASTADSYFPSELTESRPQPRSMYQNGHLATGFGINSVGKIPLGLKRKGLRIVVTGGAGFVGSHLVDRLIARGDSVIVVDNFFTGRKENLVHHFRNPRFELIRHDVVEPLLLEVDQIYHLACPASPVHYKHNPVKTIKTNVVGTLNMLGLAKRVGARFLLTSTSEVYGDPLQHPQVETYWGNVNPIGVRSCYDEGKRTAETLTMDYHRGAGVEVRIARIFNTYGPRMCIDDGRVVSNFVAQALRKEPLTVYGDGKQTRSFQFVSDLVEGLMRLMEGEHVGPFNLGNPGEFTMLELAQVCRWIVFYVSVVYSEHAFISFHSLSYYLMKVVQETIDPNAKIEFKPNTEDDPHKRKPDISKAKELLGWEPKIALRKGLPMMVSDFRQRIFGDHKQDVATSS